From Vitis vinifera cultivar Pinot Noir 40024 chromosome 14, ASM3070453v1, a single genomic window includes:
- the LOC100264831 gene encoding uncharacterized protein LOC100264831, with protein sequence MASSSSSFPSFSCFCKAPLPNSTSPTHFSLSFPASILGGSGAVSLHTTRSHPTTRAKFEKFQDDPPQADDLQFSAAPSQSSSPLESQQQAIQEEVEEDDSCLPSDLEGAVRQSGQASASFVSSGGMRAIVELLIPQLQFLDDEGAQAELWELSRIFIDTLIEETGCQRVKAIFPDAGAAALLKYRWGDAAFGFASLSDRKPVEAEDELVVMVVPDYQMLAYVERIASNLSDDPPRPLIMWNPRLISEDVGVGFNVRKLRRSFLSTFTVVYSMRPLPAGAVFRCYPGSWKVFYDDKDRPNRYLLAKEQISRPDAEELEIIFGDVQDKSEKGPSFFGQAASIFSSLNRFMKVISK encoded by the exons atggcttcttcttcttcttcctttccaAGCTTTAGCTGCTTCTGCAAAGCGCCACTCCCCAATTCAACCTCACCCACCCacttttctttatcttttcctGCCTCTATCCTTGGTGGGTCTGGTGCTGTTTCCCTCCACACAACTCGCTCTCACCCAACCACTCGTGCCAAGTTTGAGAAATTCCAAGATGACCCTCCTCAAGCTGATGATCTTCAGTTCTCCGCAGCTCCATCTCAATCTTCATCCCCTTTGGAGTCACAGCAGCAAGCAATTCAAGAAGAAGTAGAGGAAGATGacag CTGCTTGCCTTCTGACTTGGAGGGTGCAGTCCGGCAATCAGGTCAAGCAAGTGCCTCGTTTGTATCTTCAGGAGGAATGAGAGCCATA GTTGAACTCTTGATACCACAATTGCAGTTTCTTGATGATGAAGGGGCCCAAGCTGAGCTCTGGGAACTGTCGAGGATTTTCATAGATACGCTAATTGAAGAAACAGGATGTCAG AGAGTGAAAGCCATATTTCCCGATGCTGGTGCTGCCGCACTTCTAAAGTATCGCTGGGGCGATGCTGCATTTGGATTCGCCAG TTTGAGTGACCGGAAGCCTGTAGAGGCTGAAGATGAGCTTGTTGTCATGGTTGTTCCTGACTATCAGATGTTGGCATATGTAGAGCGAATTGCATCTAATCTTTCGGATGATCCG CCAAGGCCTCTCATCATGTGGAACCCCCGTCTGATCAGTGAGGATGTTGGGGTTGGGTTCAATGTGCGGAAGTTACGGCGTTCTTTTTTAAG CACTTTTACTGTGGTTTACTCCATGAGACCTCTGCCTGCTGGTGCTGTCTTTAGGTGTTATCCAGG ATCATGGAAGGTGTTCTATGATGATAAGGACAGGCCAAACCGTTACCTGCTAGCCAAAGAACAAATAAGCCGTCCTGATGCTGAAGAACTTGAG ATAATATTCGGAGATGTACAAGATAAGTCCGAGAAGGGCCCTTCCTTTTTTGGCCAAGCAGCCAGTATCTTTTCCTCACTAAATCGATTCATGAAAGTGATTTCAAAGTAG
- the LOC100263014 gene encoding chaperone protein dnaJ C76, chloroplastic — protein sequence MMGCLVLYNSTLPINTVSKSVTNLNGFNFPATFKTSLSFSSSSTSRFTVNCRDRTGEEPKLSDSSAYAVLGVDPSCSAPELKAAFRAKVKQFHPDVNKEGGDSDKMIRLVIQAYELLSCCSRSEIIERECLDPFDEPECEAFDLFVNEVLCVGKGCPYSCVNKAPHAFTFVSSTGTARATSQGHGEDYQVQLAVGQCPRSCIHYVTPSQRIVLEELLDSILDTPYDTSAEADLLYSLIVKARFENNRYQKPKNQPKGSTQHVDWF from the exons ATGATGGGGTGTTTGGTTCTCTACAATTCAACCCTTCCGATCAATACCGTTTCAAAATCGGTTACCAATCTTAACGGCTTCAATTTTCCTGCCACCTTCAAGACTTCGTTATCGTTTTCTTCAAGTTCAACGTCTCGATTTACAGTGAATTGTAGAGACAGAACTGGAGAAGAACCGAAACTCTCTGATTCTTCGGCTTACGCTGTCCTTGGGGTCGACCCCAGTTGCTCAGCTCCCGAGCTTAAGGCCGCTTTCAGAGCcaaa GTCAAGCAGTTTCACCCCGATGTAAATAAAGAAGGGGGAGATTCAGACAAGATGATTCGCCTTGTAATTCAAGCATACGAG CTGTTATCCTGTTGCAGCCGATCAGAGATCATTGAGAG GGAATGTTTAGATCCATTTGATGAGCCGGAATGCGAGGCATTTGATCTCTTTGTTAATGAAGTTCTTTGTGTTGGCAAAG GCTGTCCGTATTCGTGTGTAAATAAAGCACCTCATGCCTTCACATTTGTTTCTTCAACCGGAACCGCACGAGCAACTTCTCAAG GACATGGTGAAGATTACCAAGTTCAGCTTGCAGTTGGCCAGTGCCCAAGAAGCTGTATTCATTATGTTACACCTTCACAGAGAATCGTTCTGGAGGAGCTTCTGGACAG CATCTTGGACACACCTTATGATACTTCAGCTGAGGCAGACTTGCTTTATTCGCTTATCGTTAAAGCCAGGTTTGAGAACAACCGGTATCAGAAGCCGAAGAATCAACCAAAGGGCTCAACCCAACACGTAGATTGGTTTTGA
- the LOC100242541 gene encoding uncharacterized protein LOC100242541 — protein MEDWEDEPITPLGKKEEPKNKWDDEDLDDDNVKESWEDEDEPAPAPVIQPPAEKPPKKPVEKATEKKGKAVEAVTEVTLDPVAEKIRQQRLIEEADYKSTTELFAKRGDEKTLDSFIPKSESDFVEYAELISHKLRSYEKSFHYIGLLKAVMRLSMASLKAADAKEIASSVTAIANEKLKAEKEANTGKKKIGAKKKQLHVDKPDDDVVVNAYDDIDDYDFM, from the exons ATGGAAGACTGGG AGGATGAGCCAATTACACCTCTTGGAAAAAAAGAGGAACCTAAGAATAAGTGGGATGATGAAGATTTGGATGACGATAATGTGAAGGAGTCATGGGAGGATGAAGATGAGCCTGCTCCG GCACCTGTAATACAACCTCCTGCTGAAAAGCCTCCCAAGAAACCTGTGGAAAAAGCTActgagaagaaaggaaaagctGTTGAAGCAGTAACAGAAGTCACACTAGATCCTGTAGCAGAGAAAATTAGACAGCAGAG GCTTATTGAGGAAGCGGATTATAAATCCACGACAGAATTGTTTGCTAAGAGAGGTGATGAGAAGACTCTTGATAGTTTCATTCCTAAATCTGAAAGTGACTTCGTAGAATATGCGGAGCTCATTTCTCATAAGCTGCGATCGTATGAG AAAAGTTTCCACTATATTGGATTGCTCAAGGCTGTAATGAGACTGTCAATGGCTTCCTTAAAAGCAGCTGATGCAAAAGAAATAGCCTCATCTGTCACAGCAATTGCAAATGAGAAGCTGAAAGCGGAAAAGGAAGCCAATACTGGTAAAAAGAAAATTG GTGCAAAGAAGAAGCAACTTCATGTTGATAAGCCGGATGACGACGTAGTTGTTAATGCTTATGATGATATCGATGACTATGATTTTATGTGA
- the LOC100240751 gene encoding putative receptor-like protein kinase At3g47110: MAYNQNNPVAVAVFFSLSFLALLSTSTFLCKNSTDCQSLLKFKQGITGDPDGHLQDWNETMFFCNWTGITCHQQLKNRVIAIELINMRLEGVISPYISNLSHLTTLSLQANSLYGGIPATIGELSELTFINMSRNKLGGNIPASIKGCWSLETIDLDYTNLTGSIPAVLGQMTNLTYLCLSQNSLTGAIPSFLSNLTKLKDLELQVNYFTGRIPEELGALTKLEILYLHMNFLEESIPASISNCTALRHITLFENRLTGTIPLELGSKLHNLQRLYFQQNQLSGKIPVTLSNLSQLTLLDLSLNQLEGEVPPELGKLKKLERLYLHSNNLVSGSNNSSLSFLTPLTNCSRLQKLHLGACLFAGSLPASIGSLSKDLYYLNLRNNKLTGDLPAEIGNLSGLVTLDLWYNFLNGVPATIGKLRQLQRLHLGRNKLLGPIPDELGQMANLGLLELSDNLISGTIPSSLGNLSQLRYLYLSHNHLTGKIPIQLTQCSLLMLLDLSFNNLQGSLPTEIGHFSNLALSLNLSNNNLQGELPASIGNLASVLAIDLSANKFFGVIPSSIGRCISMEYLNLSHNMLEATIPESLKQIIDLGYLDLAFNNLTGNVPIWIGDSQKIKNLNLSYNRLTGEVPNSGRYKNLGSGSFMGNMGLCGGTKLMGLHPCEIQKQKHKKRKWIYYLFAIITCSLLLFVLIALTVRRFFFKNRSAGAETAILMCSPTHHGTQTLTEREIEIATGGFDEANLLGKGSFGRVYKAIINDGKTVVAVKVLQEECVQGYRSFKRECQILSEIRHRNLVRMIGSTWNSGFKAIVLEYIGNGNLEQHLYPGGSDEGGSELKLRERMGIAIDVANGLEYLHEGCPVQVVHCDLKPQNVLLDNDMVAHVADFGIGKLISGDKPRGHVTTTTAFLRGSVGYIPPEYGQGIDVSTRGDVYSFGVMMLEMITRKRPTNEMFSDGLDLRKWVCSAFPNQVLDIVDISLKHEAYLEEGSGALHKLEQCCIHMLDAGMMCTEENPQKRPLISSVAQRLKNVWKEMGFGTLYMAKEENVDMSLNSK, encoded by the exons atggcaTACAATCAGAACAATCCCGTTGCTGTGGCAGTATTTTTCTCTCTTAGTTTTCTTGCTCTACTATCAACTTCCACATTCCTCTGCAAAAACTCCACTGATTGTCAATCTCTGCTCAAATTCAAACAAGGCATAACAGGTGATCCAGATGGTCATCTCCAAGATTGGAATGAAACCATGTTCTTCTGCAACTGGACAGGGATTACATGCCACCAGCAGCTTAAGAACCGGGTCATAGCCATTGAGCTCATAAACATGCGCTTAGAGGGAGTTATCTCACCATACATATCCAATCTATCCCATCTCACCACCCTCTCTTTGCAAGCCAACAGCTTGTACGGAGGGATTCCAGCTACCATTGGAGAGCTTTCTGAGTTAACATTCATAAACATGAGTCGTAATAAGCTTGGGGGCAATATTCCAGCCTCAATAAAAGGCTGCTGGAGCCTGGAGACAATAGACTTGGACTATACCAATCTGACTGGAAGCATTCCTGCTGTACTGGGCCAAATGACAAACTTGACATACCTATGTCTCTCTCAGAACAGCCTCACTGGAGCTATACCATCGTTTCTTTCGAATCTAACCAAGCTGAAAGATTTAGAATTGCAGGTTAATTACTTCACAGGAAGGATTCCAGAGGAGCTAGGAGCATTAACAAAGCTGGAGATATTGTACCTCCACATGAACTTTTTGGAAGAAAGCATACCTGCATCCATCAGTAATTGCACTGCCCTGCGTCACATTACACTGTTTGAGAATCGGTTAACGGGAACAATCCCTTTAGAATTGGGGTCAAAGCTCCATAACTTGCAGAGATTGTACTTCCAACAAAACCAACTTTCTGGGAAAATTCCAGTGACCCTGTCCAATCTTTCTCAGCTGACACTGCTTGATCTTAGCCTCAACCAGTTAGAGGGGGAAGTCCCTCCTGAGTTGGGGAAGTTGAAGAAACTTGAGAGACTTTACCTTCATAGCAATAACCTGGTGAGCGGTTCCAACAACTCTTCCCTCAGTTTTCTAACTCCTCTCACTAATTGTTCACGTCTACAGAAACTGCACTTAGGGGCATGTCTGTTTGCAGGAAGTTTACCGGCTTCAATTGGCAGTCTTTCCAAAGACCTCTACTACTTGAATCTTCGAAACAACAAATTAACAGGAGACCTACCAGCTGAAATTGGAAATCTAAGCGGCCTTGTGACTCTAGACCTGtggtataattttttgaatggaGTTCCTGCAACAATTGGGAAGCTTAGGCAGTTGCAGAGATTACACTTGGGAAGAAACAAACTTCTTGGGCCAATTCCAGATGAACTTGGGCAGATGGCTAACCTTGGTTTACTGGAACTTAGTGATAATTTGATTAGTGGGACAATCCCATCTTCTCTTGGTAACCTGTCACAGTTGAGATATCTTTACTTGTCTCACAACCACCTCACAGGGAAAATTCCCATCCAACTCACCCAATGTTCTCTTCTAATGCTTCTTGACTTGTCTTTTAACAACTTACAAGGGTCTCTTCCCACAGAAATTGGTCATTTCTCAAACCTAGCTCTTTCACTCAACCTTTCGAACAACAATCTTCAAGGAGAACTACCTGCTAGTATTGGAAATCTGGCATCTGTGCTGGCAATTGACTTGTCAGCGAATAAATTCTTCGGAGTGATACCAAGTTCGATTGGAAGATGCATTTCAATGGAGTATCTGAACCTCTCTCACAACATGCTTGAAGCTACAATCCCAGAGTCCCTGAAGCAAATCATTGATCTAGGATATCTGGACTTGGCTTTCAATAATTTAACAGGAAATGTTCCAATCTGGATTGGTGACAGCCAGAAGATCAAGAATCTCAATTTATCGTATAACAGATTAACAGGAGAGGTTCCAAATAGTGGGAGGTATAAAAATCTAGGAAGCGGCTCATTCATGGGGAATATGGGGCTCTGTGGTGGCACCAAACTTATGGGTCTCCATCCATGTGAAATTCAGAAACAAAAGCacaagaaaaggaaatggaTTTATTACTTGTTTGCAATAATAACTTGTTCTCTGCTTCTCTTTGTGCTGATCGCCCTCACTGTTCGTCGTTTCTTCTTCAAAAATAGGAGTGCAGGTGCGGAGACTGCAATTCTAATGTGTTCCCCAACCCATCATGGAACCCAAACTTTAACTGAAAGGGAAATCGAAATTGCAACTGGCGGTTTTGATGAGGCTAATCTGTTAGGGAAAGGAAGTTTTGGTAGGGTGTATAAAGCTATCATCAATGATGGAAAAACTGTTGTGGCAGTTAAGGTTCTGCAAGAAGAGTGTGTTCAGGGTTACAGAAGTTTTAAAAGGGAGTGTCAAATACTGTCTGAAATTAGACATAGGAATCTGGTTAGAATGATAGGATCGACCTGGAATTCAGGATTCAAGGCTATTGTTCTCGAATATATAGGCAATGGGAACTTGGAACAGCATCTTTACCCTGGTGGGTCAGATGAAGGAGGTAGTGAATTAAAATTGAGGGAAAGAATGGGAATAGCAATAGATGTTGCAAATGGCTTGGAGTATCTTCATGAGGGTTGTCCTGTTCAAGTTGTACACTGTGACCTGAAACCACAAAATGTTCTTTTGGACAATGATATGGTGGCTCATGTAGCAGATTTTGGTATTGGAAAGCTCATTTCAGGTGACAAACCAAGAGGACATGTTACTACCACAACTGCTTTTCTACGAGGATCTGTCGGGTATATCCCCCCAG AATATGGGCAGGGGATCGATGTCTCAACAAGAGGAGATGTATACAGTTTTGGAGTGATGATGTTAGAGATGATAACACGGAAGAGACCAACGAATGAAATGTTTTCAGATGGACTTGATCTAAGGAAATGGGTGTGTTCTGCTTTTCCAAATCAAGTTTTGGATATTGTAGACATCTCACTGAAGCACGAAGCATATTTGGAAGAGGGGAGTGGTGCTTTACATAAGCTTGAGCAATGCTGTATCCACATGCTTGATGCAGGGATGATGTGTACAGAAGAGAACCCCCAAAAGCGTCCCCTTATCTCTTCGGTTGCTCAAAGGCTAAAGAATGTCTGGAAAGAAATGGGATTTGGAACACTTTATATGGCAAAGGAAGAAAATGTGGACATGTCACTGAACTCAAAATAG
- the LOC100257878 gene encoding kinesin-like protein KIN-14S yields MDENDVSTEIQEISLDQEQRLPVSQKIDDLSTKIQNLKGEHIILCNEVKSMNTDSFPGPEVSNALQLLGIEHENLKKKYTEDSQLLKKKYLEECLERKRLYNEVIELKGNIRVFCRCRPLNQDEIANGSTSIVDFDSSQENELQIICSDSSKKQFKFDHVFRPESDQEAVFAQTSPIVTSVLDGYNVCIFAYGQTGTGKTFTMEGTPEHRGVNYRTLEELFRISKQRSNIMNYELFVSMLEVYNEKIRDLLVENSNQPAKKLEIKQAAEGTQEVPGLVEARVYGTNEVWELLKSGSRIRSVGSTNANELSSRSHCLLRVTVKGENLVNGEKTRSHLWLVDLAGSERVGRIEVEGERLKESQFINKSLSALGDVISALASKTAHIPYRNSKLTHMLQSSLGGDCKTLMFVQISPSAADLGETLCSLNFASRVRGIECGPVRKQADLTEIFKYKQLAEKLKHDEKETKKLQDNLQSLQLKLAAREHICRSLQEKVRDLENQLAEERKTRLKQETRAIAAACPKPPASSSLLKQPLKTIAEKKPPLPSKPRMPLRRISNFLPPPSPIPPHKTMSSSSIHPASTDDKENMLRTTAAATNTKSFLQPRRTSFAVRLPPTSTAQVLQPKRRVSIATFRPESNSHMTTPLNTQLKSRGAVGRQSFVRDPHRIRRISRIFSPLRRASGATVQATPTAMRSSSRFMGPSMQATPTAMRSSSKFMGSPPMEAGSLRSKHPAVIALQRKQLVWSPLTMRGGMRNYRRSLVPS; encoded by the exons ATGGATGAGAATGATGTTTCCACGGAAATCCAAGAGATTTCTTTGGATCAGGAGCAGAGACTTCCAGTTTCTCAGAAAATTGATGATTTAAGCACCAAGATTCAG AATTTGAAGGGGGAGCACATAATTCTATGTAATGAAGTTAAGAGCATGAATACTGATTCCTTTCCTGGCCCCGAGGTTTCCAATGCTCTTCAGCTTCTCG GTATAGAacatgaaaatttgaagaagaaaTATACGGAAGACAGTCAGCTTCTGAAGAAGAAGTACCTAGAAGAATGCTTGGAACGGAAGCGGCTGTACAACGAAGTGATTGAACTCAAAGGCAACATCAGGGTCTTCTGCAGATGTAGACCCTTAAATCAGGATGAAATTGCAAATGGATCCACTTCTATAGTTGACTTTGACTCATCTCAAGAGAATGAGCTTCAAATCATTTGCTCTGATTCTTCGAAAAAGCAATTTAAGTTTGACCATGTGTTTAGGCCTGAGAGTGACCAAG AGGCTGTTTTTGCACAAACTTCACCAATTGTGACTTCGGTGTTGGATGGGTACAATGTTTGTATATTTGCCTATGGACAGACTGGAACTGGAAAGACCTTTACAATGGAAGGAACTCCTGAACATAGGGGAGTCAACTACAGGACTTTGGAGGAGTTGTTTCGAATTTCAAAGCAGAGAAGCAACATAATGAACTATGAATTGTTTGTTAGCATGCTGGAGGTTTACAATGAGAAGATAAGGGACCTTTTGGTAGAAAACTCCAACCAGCCTGCTAAGAA GTTGGAGATCAAACAAGCAGCTGAGGGAACCCAAGAAGTCCCAGGACTAGTTGAAGCTCGCGTTTATGGCACAAATGAAGTGTGGGAACTGCTTAAATCTGGAAGCCGAATTAGGTCTGTTGGATCGACTAATGCCAATGAGCTCAGCAGCCGCTCTCACTG CTTGTTGAGAGTGACTGTTAAGGGGGAGAATTTAGTGAATGGGGAGAAGACAAGAAGCCACCTCTGGCTAGTGGACTTGGCTGGAAGTGAGCGGGTGGGCAGGATTGAAGTTGAAGGTGAAAGGTTGAAGGAATctcaatttataaataaatcgCTCTCAGCACTTGGCGATGTCATCTCTGCCCTTGCTTCTAAAACAGCCCACATTCCTTACAG GAACTCCAAGCTCACTCATATGCTACAGAGCTCTCTAG GAGGAGATTGCAAAACCCTAATGTTTGTCCAGATCAGCCCAAGTGCTGCAGATTTAGGAGAGACCCTTTGCTCACTGAACTTTGCCAGCAGAGTCCGGGGAATTGAGTGTGGTCCTGTTCGTAAACAAGCAGATCTCACCGAAATTTTCAAGTATAAGCAACTG GCAGAAAAGCTAAAGCACGATGAGAAGGAAACCAAAAAATTGCAGGATAACTTGCAGTCACTGCAATTAAAACTTGCAGCCAGAGAACATATCTGCAGAAGTCTTCAAGAGAAG GTTCGAGACCTTGAAAATCAATTAGCAGAGGAAAGGAAAACCAGATTAAAACAGGAAACTAGGGCCATTGCTGCTGCTTGTCCAAAACCTCCTGCCTCATCATCTTTATTAAAACAACCACTGAAGACCATAGCAGAGAAAAAGCCACCTTTACCCTCAAAACCGAGGATGCCCTTGAGAAGAATCTCCAATTTCTTACCCCCACCATCTCCAATCCCACCCCACAAAACCATGAGTTCCTCTTCCATTCATCCAGCTTCAACAGATGACAAAGAAAACATGCTCAGAACAACAGCTGCAGCAACCAATACAAAATCCTTTTTGCAACCAAGACGGACCTCCTTTGCTGTCAGACTTCCTCCAACATCAACAGCTCAGGTTCTTCAGCCGAAGAGACGAGTCTCCATTGCAACATTCCGCCCTGAATCGAACTCACACATGACCACTCCCCTCAACACTCAATTAAAGAGTAGAGGTGCAGTCGGCAGGCAATCCTTTGTGAGGGACCCACATAGGATACGGCGTATATCAAGGATTTTCTCTCCATTGAGGAGGGCATCTGGTGCAACAGTTCAGGCAACACCAACTGCCATGAGAAGCAGTAGTAGATTCATGGGCCCATCGATGCAGGCAACACCAACTGCCATGAGGAGCAGTAGTAAATTCATGGGTAGTCCTCCTATGGAAGCAGGTTCATTGAGGTCAAAGCACCCAGCAGTAATTGCACTGCAAAGGAAACAGTTAGTGTGGAGTCCACTGACCATGAGGGGCGGCATGAGAAATTACAGAAGGTCATTAGTACCTTCTTGA